ttacaccaccttaagatcagtaagaaagccgggtaataaaagTCAATAACTGTTTCCAATCTTGAACAGTTATTGGGTAGTGTTTAATAATGCAGATTAATAATGCTTCTGACATAAATACcagtcatgttctgaaatctgtagcataacaaaatgtatttttctatttcatgaatcaattaaaaaactaaaacacattGTTGGCTAAGATATATGTATGATGGATTATAATGTGCAatgaatgaattgttattttttatcaaatgcaaaaataaaacaagaacaacatgATATCAGCGTTATATATTTGCCATCGGCTGACCTGCGCTCTAATTGGCTGATTCAGCCATTGGAAAACACTGATATCAGTCGACCACTCAAACCAGCTCAAACTAAGCTAAACTCAAAAAGAATAGAAAAGCCAATTAGGCATTGCAAACAAGTCCGATTAGAGAGGACGAGAGTTCAATTAGGCATAAAATTACATTCACCTTACTTGACCTAATTATACTGAAGGCCTCATTAGACCAGCTGCCAGGCCCACTTGTTTACTGAGCTCTGTACGTGATCCAGTCATAAAGATTTGTGGGCCTTCAAATTGAAGTTTTGGTGCTCCCAATTggcatgatttttttctcaagtCATGTTTGTAGTGATCTCCACTATCATATAATTACAACACCAAACAATGGTTATGTTTTAAGAACCAATACTCCAGGTTTGTCACTATAAACAGCAAGTAAAGTCTGCACATTAATGACCAAACGTATGAGCACACTTGTTTGTAGGCTCATTAAATGTATAAAGTGATTCACACTGCTCTTTTTAGGGTCATCCTGTGATTATTATGAGATTTACACACTCGAGGGGATTTATAACACTTTCTTCTGCACCTTAATTTACACTTAGTGCTCTAATCTCTACTTCAGTTGTAACATATGGCTTTGGACAGAGGGCATGGCTCAGTCATTGGTGCTAAGACAAGCCAATAACGTGAGAGGGTGTAGAAagaaaaattaacattaacaGGCTGGGCCAAGTCTGAGACAAGACCATCAGACAGGACAAGCAGCAGCTGGCAAACTACATCAATCTGTGATCAATGAACCAACTGGAAGATGGGATTATATGCCTAATTGCACAGCCAACCAGCCCATCCAAAACTGACCAGACAGCATCAGCTTGTGTCTATGACCCAATACCAGAGAGGCATTATTCAAGGCCTCTAACAGTTATTAATCATTCATAGCCTGACTCGTCTCTCAGTCTGTCCGCTCCTGGTTAAACATGTCATTTCTGACAAAGGATGGAATCAGTGGATGTTTGGGTTCTTTCAGTAAAAGTGATGTTGCTATCATGAAATGGGACCGCATTGCAAGTAAAAGTACTGCACTCACACTTAACTCAAGTTAAAAGTATAACTCAGAGTGTGATCAGCTGTCAGAAGTCTCTTTAATGAGTCATTTCATTCATTAGTGATGCCTTTTTGTTTGACTGTCTTTTCATTCTACAGCTGCTCCACAATGTATTTAAACTATTTTAATATTATGTGttattttgtttagttttttaattaccccatttcaaatgtaaaaatctGAAACTGACACTTATTATCTACAGAAACATTAATGTCAATGTATAATGGATTAAAGGTAGAGTGGTTTAAATAGAgcagagttgtttttttgtcctaGAGTTGAAAGTAttcttctttctatctttttttttttcaaagatcggTTAATTTAAGTTTTTTGTAAGTTCTAATAATAATTTATCATAATTATGATCATTTTAAATAGAAGATAAACAAATAGAGAAgataaaaaattaattaatgataaggaaaatacaattaaataaactggttgatattaaaaacaaataaataaaagtataaataaatacataaataaaaattaaattaaaaatacataaatataaaaatatgaaaagtaaTAATGttcataaataataattataataatttaaaataaacaaatagaaagaaaaatgataataataataataaaaataacacttgataaacattaaattaatgatTTAATActctaaataaatacaaaagctaaaaataataataataaaaacaaacaaacaacataaaaagaataaagttttcttctatttttaagAATGAAGTGATTTTATGTCGGCAGATGGAAGGACAGACATCATTCTGTCTTCCTCATTTTCTCAGACCACTACACAGATCAATAATTTAATTCTCCTGTGGTCCTAGGATGAACTTTAATGCATCCCACATACTGTGCTTCATTAAGACCACCTCGCTGATAAACAGTGTATCAGATTAACATCACACATGTTTCATCAAACCTTAGATCCTTGAGGGTGTAGTAATCTCTCTGTCATCTTGGTCCTTATTGTTCAGGAGCCATAATCCCTGGATGTGCTGTATCATACTAAAGGCCACACTTCCACTACCTCCGGCTAATCCGAGATTATCATTGTTTTACCGATTACTAGAGAAGTGAAAGAGAAGTCTGGTGGCTTATGTAACATCAGGAGAACTTTTTGGATTCAACCTGATGTAAAACCATTTGCTATGTCATGAAGAAGATgaggaaattacattttaaaatctggaGCCTTCATAAAAGTCCTGGAAACATTGGTGATCTTTTTTCTGATGGaacttatatttttgtttatttccacAATCTGTTATAAATGGTGCTGTCTTTAGCAGTTAATGGCTGTCAGCTCTAAAAGTCACTTTTATGTGAGCTTTATTAGTAAAATCTACAACCATGGCcctttaaatatgtttaaatgttgtttgCACGGTCCACTGTGGAGAGTTTGGAGACCAGATGGTAGAATTTAGTGTTTGTGACACATGGCATACTGAGTGAAGCCACAACCAGATCGCCCTGCCCAAGTTAATTGGAATTTCATTAAGGTCTTGtttgcgtgagtgtgtgtgtgtgtgtgtgtgtgtgtgtgtttgtgtgtaggtgtgtgtgtgtgtgtgtgtgtgtgtgtgtgtgtgtgtgtgtgctgagagtGGGTGTTGCTCTTTCTAAGTCTGCCTGGGTGTGTCCTGGTAATATTTAAGATATAAGTGTGAATTtgttgggtgggtgggtgtgtgaggGGGTGAGGGTGGGGGTTCCACCTGCTGCcaccttttcagctgtcctataaaagcCACTCCTTCCCTgctccagaaacatacacaaCTTGGACTCCTTCAGCTCCTCACTGTCAGGAGTAGTAGGATTTTCAGCACAAAGGACCTGAGCCCGCTGTGAGATCTAGAAAGCTGTGGATCACCAAAACTGATACTGGAAGCTGCTAAGCTAAGTTTGTTGATTCCTGGCTTAGTCTTTCTGATCTGAGGACCTAATCTGCTTTCATTCTTCACCCCAAAACCATGAAGTCTCGTCGATCAAGCTGCACTGACCCTGGATCAGAGCCTTCATCATCAGACTGTGAGAGTCCAGGGAAATATGAGACGTCCACGAGGCGACGGATGGCTGCCAAcgccagagagaggaagaggatgcaGGGTTTGAACACAGCCTTTGATTGCCTTCGCAAAGTGGTCCCTCAGTGGGGCCAGGACAAACAACTGTCCAAGTATGAGACTCTGCAGATGGCCCTCAGTTACATCATGGCCCTCAACCGGATCCTGACAGACCCGAGGAGGCACAACGCTCCTTACAAGCAATGGCTGAACCTGCAGTTTGACTGTGTTCAGCCTGAGAGCTACCCCTGCCTCATGAGGTACGACTCTCCAGCTGAGGAGGACTGTATCCACTCATCGATCCTAGACCAGTTCAGGAGCCATCAGGTCCACACATGAACCACCCACCTTTGATCGATAAGGGACATTATGTTTGATGAGGTGACTAGATGGAAAAAAGAAGTGATGTTACTTTTGTTGCTTGATTCTGTTGGTTTTTGGACGTGCTTCCATTTTTGTTACTCCAatatttaattcaacatttacttattttttcaaAGTATAAGTACAAATTTGTAGAGTTTAAAACctatattgtgtttatttatatttttgcatcaaaaataaaaagtattttgtATTAAATAAACTTCTGCAGAAGTGCATTTGTCTGATGTttgttcatgttgttgttttttgagaTGGAAAATATGTCCTCTTAGAATTTCATGAACTACCCCTCAGACTACTGAAGGTAGATACATGACACAcagtataaatatataaaatatataaaggcCTATAAAATTAATAACATTTcctaatgataaaaaaaagtgaactcATAGCTCAATCTAACATATTaacaataacatttattttcttaattttttgttttcattatcatAACAATTGTCAATAAAACCCTTCAGTGCTGTCAAGGAAAGAACatcctcctctttgtgtttgacCACTTCTCTGTGGGAGTAATGACAGGTCATGTCTGCAGCACTGCCAGCCTGCACCTTTAGAAATAAATCCTCCCTTTGTCCTCCTGCTCCTGTGCGCTGAGATAAGGCGCTCTGCATCAGTGAGAAAGCAAAATCTCAACATTGGAAATGTGGACCAAATAAAGTAATTGAAGTATTCCCATCTCAAATTTTCTGTGGATGAGTAACACCTTCTAACACCACACGCCATGCTAAATTGAGGGAGGCTGTTAACAAGACCCTGCCACGGCTTTAGAAAGCAGGCAAGATTAAACTCCATTGTGTGGTAATGACTGTGTAATTGCTCTGTTTCCAGCCACTGAAGCATGAACACCCACAGCTTGACTCAAACTCTATCTTATTAGGCACAGCAGAGCACTATGAGTATCCAACTGCTTTTACACAAGTCATATTTATTACCCAGATGATTCATGAAAATGTgtaatgttaaaattaaataatgataaacacataaaagttAAATTAGAAGGTAAATAtctcaaattaaagaaaacacaaataaaatataaccaatcagttgtttttgctttaaaattCAATCATATCATCCAAAAACTAtagtcaaaatgaaaataattaatgataatatattttttaaaaactgatacAAACAGATAAGTCATGCAGAGGTTGATGAAGTTAAAGAAGGTGTTACACAGAGACAGATGCTCATAATTCAATCTACATTAAATGCTTATCATCTGATATACCAAGAACAATagacaattatttatttatttattatttttaacctttattttttacCGGAGTATCTCCATTAAGATACAAACTCTCTTTTACAAAGACAGTCcaggccaagacagcagcagtcAAAGTATTACAAAGAGAGCAAGACAAAGCAATGTACAATAAGAAGCAACTATTAAGTAAATTAATAATTTAGCAGTAAGcagtaaaacatgtgcacaagctgatcagatgagcctttatcctagttttgaaatcctccaatcgaattaaacaatccagtttcaggtgagCTTGAAGCTCAGACCAGGATCAGGgagcaaaaacattaaaagcacttgaCAAAAAGAATTCATCCATGGAACTGAAGATTACAGCCACTAAAAACTTAAGAAGTCAATagagagcataaataagacagcAGCTCATGGAGTATGGCCTTATAGAGAAAGACAGACCAGTTTATATATAGCCCACAACAGGAAAAGTAAAAgagactgcagatgtaaattagctttaagctaactctggtacaatgcatcaaatggtgacatttatgttaaatattgtacatggtccctttacaaataaatacaataaaaaaaaacataaataactgcaaaaaaaggaaaattagaagtattatatatatataaataatgaagACGAATATGACATGCGATCACATGATGTGCTCAATAAGAGCACATTGCTGGATGAGTTGTTAATAAAACAACCAACAGTTTTCTCCAAATGGAAGTCATTGAGAGTCCAAAATGATTTACAGATTTTTCAATGGGATTGGAATATTTAGCTAACACTGCTAAGAAATAGCGCATTAGAAGTTGGTGCGTGCAATTTTACAGACTCCTTCTAGATTAATGGTTAATTTAAATCTAGGatatcttttattatcttatctcCACACTGCAAAGTTGAAGGTAATCTATACTCTCCTTTAGTTGGTTTTAAGTGTCAGGTGGTTTACTTCTATCTTACCAAAGCTAGCATGTAGACTGTCATTTATTGGAGGAACAcagcaaataaaatacaacCCCAATGCCAAAAAATTTGAACACTTTGTGAAGtgttaataaaaatataatctgaTGATTTGAAAATCAGTTAAGCCTTTCATTAGAtagaaaacagtgcaaacacaAGGACGgggacaacaaaacatgaaaaagttttGTAATGCTAAAACCATTGAAGGTTACTTTGCAACgtgttagtaacatgactgggtataaaacaGATGTTCCAGAGTAGCTGAGACTCTCAGagggaaagatgggaagaggttcaccattCTGTGAGGGACTGTGTGAGCAaacagttcaacagtttcagaataatgttcctcagagtggaatgacaaagatttagtggatttcatcattTACAGTACATAACATCATTACAAGATTTAAATAgtctggagacatctctgtacaaaagggacaaggaccaaaaccaagactggatggacctGATCAACATCAGCATTTTGCACAGTGTCTCGACTTGTTTGGAGTTAGGGCTGTACAATACTTATCTAAATAATGGTTATGAAATCAAAGCACTGACCATAAAGAGATTCGATGTGAATATATCACTTAACAGAACAGCACTTCAATGCATTTGAATGGGAGTCATTCTCAAGACCAGTGACTCCGCCCTCAACACAGCTGATGTCATCCAGTCTTTATAACCAGCTCTCCAGCACTGCCTTCACTGTTCTACTTCACCTTCCTCTCTGGTCTAAAATCAGGTCTTCAGAGAAATGCAGGTGTCAAACAGCATGAAGTGCCTGAACAACCGAGCTGAGAGCCACTT
This genomic interval from Notolabrus celidotus isolate fNotCel1 chromosome 4, fNotCel1.pri, whole genome shotgun sequence contains the following:
- the atoh7 gene encoding protein atonal homolog 7 translates to MKSRRSSCTDPGSEPSSSDCESPGKYETSTRRRMAANARERKRMQGLNTAFDCLRKVVPQWGQDKQLSKYETLQMALSYIMALNRILTDPRRHNAPYKQWLNLQFDCVQPESYPCLMRYDSPAEEDCIHSSILDQFRSHQVHT